The genomic segment aaaaaaattagaaagtgcAGAAATAGATAAATTAAGAGGTTAAAGGGACAAGAagaataatattttttatttaagttggaatttattttataattggtggaAATTAAAAATCCCGCactaaaggaacagaaaatgaatttaaaaatgggATGTCATGAATAGGATCTCACCAgaagaattattcaaatatacaaGATTGCTTTTATGCTGAGGCTtagatgtttttttcctttttttatatttaGATTGTTTTTGATTATTGTTTGACCTTTAGGGATTCTTACACTTTATGATTATTGTTTAAATGTGTATTgtgctatatatctatgtttttaaattgtctgTTAGAAAATTTCAAAATTAaattggaaaaaagaaagatatgtATTTCTCTAGCAAACATTATACATAACttatctctgtctccctctagtgaccagttctggtaacatcatctttagaaatagatatttctaggatttttctttatttttaatattttcatactgtggatgagtgaatcagtggatactgatcctgcagatatgggagTTACAATGTATTGCTCTTTTTTTATAAATTTTAACATGATGTccatttaattcctttttaatattgtaataatttattaatttagcttttaactttgttttgtttaatactGAAGGCTGCTtcggatcctttaggagaaaggcagcatataaatatttcaaacaaacaaacaaataaacaaacaaatgcttaCACCTGGATATTTTGAATGGAAAGAGCATAACAaataagagagagacagaaatagCATTCCTAACATTTGTGTTTTTATTAAATCACAGGTTGAAGGAACAGTCAAAATGCTGAAGGAAATCCAGGTGTGCCTGTGTATCTTCTTTGTATTTTCATTTGGAGTATTTTATGAACTGTCTCAGGAACATAGTTGCCTCTTCTCCTGCAAACCTGCCTCCAAACAGTTGTTGACACCAAAAGATGTCATGATCCAGGATAGAAGCATCATCTTTCTGGAGACCACTGAAAATCTGCAGCCTCGTCCTCTGGTTTTATGTTCTGTGGAATCTGCTGCTAGAATCTATTCAGAGAGGCCTGTCATTTTCTTTATGAAAGGCTTGGACAATCACACAATGGGGAGTGTCAGTTCTTCATggtcctctctctcctttttatctGCTATgaagaatgttttcctttttccccttcaCATGGAAACTTTGTTCCAAGACACTCCTCTACTTTCATGGTATCTTCAGGTAAGAGAGAAAGTGTGCtggcttttctttcccccacagATGAGAGAAATGGACAAAATTAGTTACGAAGTTTTTTGGACAAATATTGATTTGAGATTGTGGAATGTTTCTTGCTGCGTCTGTTGTTAGTGGAAAACAACAGATGCTGTTTCCTATCAattttttccttacaaaaaaaGCTGACACTTTATTTATACCTACATTTAATGAAAATAGACAGTTTAGTGCAGGTAAAACTTTTACAAGAGGTCTCAAATGCTGCTTCAGATATCCtttcatatttattcatttatttaaaatatatttacctcaCTTTTCTGCTAAGAAAtgactaaggcagcttacatcattgaaatacaacgttaaagctaaaaaacagtgaatgattcaaatattaaacaaattaataacattatatttaaaatgctagGTAAAGCATTACTAAACTATAATTAGAAGTAACAGAATGTAAACAATCTCATTTGAAAACCTCTCCTAAAACCTCATTAAGGAAAAAACTGtctgaaggagaaaggtgaggtaaaattattttaagtaatattttaaaaacaattcaccTGCTGGATCTTCATACTGGGACTTCAGTAAATTACTTTTTCCCccctataacttccagaatttttCAGCCATCATAGTCAGTAGCTTTGCTAATTGGGAGATTCTGACAGTTAtagttgaaaaaagtaactttctcaaggtCTGGTTCATACACAGGACTGGTGATTACCGTGCATAAGAGAATGAATGTGccattcagatttatttatttttttggatctTCATTCTGGGAATTTCACACCTATAGAAATCTAAATGTGGCAttacagagcctcgtggcacagtggttaaaccgctgtactgcagccaaaactgtgctcacaacctggggttcaatcccaggtagccggctcaaggttaactcagccttctatccttccaaggtcggtaaaatgagtactcagcttgctgggggggggcaatgtgtagcctgcataattaacttgtaaactgctcagagagtgcttgaagcactatggggcggtatataagcagcatgctttgcttttgcttttacctggaaacatctacattggcttgggcatgttgtgagaatggctgatggtcggattccaaaagatctcctgtatggagaattagtgcagggaaatcaccccagagggagaccacagctgcgatacaaggatatctgcaagggggaactgaaggccttaggaatggacctcaacaaatgggaaatccaagtgttcagcctggaggcaagcggcgcatcacggtctctcccaatttgaagagaattttgtccagcaggccgaggcaaagaggcagtcacgaaaaatcagggagctggacaggggacagattgtatttgtcttcagtgtggaagggattgtcactctcgcattggccttctcagccacactagacactgttccaagtcctaaatacagagcacgttaccatagtctctcgagaaatAAAAGATTGCCTTTGGTATAGATGGATTAAGAATGGGGTGTGAAGCAACCACAATATTTGGATCAGACCCCCCATTCATGCATCCATGAAGTGGCTCAGTTTAGCTTGGCTTGATTTGGAAGCCCCTCTGTTTAAACTCAGGTCCAAACATAGGCCTCTTCTCCCTTCATCAAAATATAACGATGCCTTCACATCCAGCAGCTCTTTAGGTGGAAACTATGTCTGCCACATTGCAAAGAAATGGATGCGTGCAGTTGTCAGTGTGTGCTGTGCAACTTTATATTTTTGTGAAAGAGAGCTGGCAATGATTTCATGACAGAATTGGATGAAATTTTCAAGGATATTTGTCCCCTTTTCAAGGGTAAAACATTTGCATTTCAGAAGAACAGATGTAGAGAGTTTCGGTGAAAAGCACAATTTTAGTTCTGGGGTTTCCAACAAATTGGCTCAGGACCCACACTTGCTCAGGTGTGTTTGTGGAAAGAAGGCTCCAGCCTTTGCTGGTGAGAAATGCCCATGTAGGCGTAGGCCTCCTATACTGAGTTGTTTTACAGGCTTTGTGTTCCTTAGCCGAAAATGCAAGTGCTGCAAATATTGGAAGGAAGAAATAATGGGATTTCTTTAGTTGCTGGAAGTTGTTTGATTCTGTATCCATTTTTAAACCTACAGGTCAATGCAACACTGGAGAAGGACTGGATCTATATCATATCAGATGCTATCAGGCTTGCAATGGTGTGGAAATATGGTGGAATTTATATGGACACAGATGTAATTTCTATCAGACCCATCCCAGTGAGCAACTTCTTGGCAGCCCAGTCTTCCCAATTTTCCAGCAATGGGATCTTCAGTTTTCAGCAGCATCATTCATTCCTTTGGGATTGCATGGAAGATTTTGTTCGGAACTACGATGGAGCGATCTGGGGAAATCAGGGACCTTTTTTAATAACAAGGGTGCTAAAAAGGCTGTGTGATCTTATTGATTTTAAGGATACAGAGGATCAAAAATGTCACAACATTTCCTTCTTGAACCCCCAGCGTTTCTATCCCATCCATTACAAAAACTGGACAGCATATTATGAGGTGTGGGACCCAATACCACAGTTCAATACTTCCTATGCTTTGCATTTGTGGAACTTCATGAACGAAAAAGACAAGAAGAATGTTACCATTGGAAGTAATACACTAGTGGAAAACCTGTTTAGAATGTACTGCCCTACTACTTACAAAAGACTTTCTCAAACTGTGGAAGGAAGTGAATAGATGTCTCAGAATAAACCTGGTTGACTGATTCCAATAAAATCAAATTAGGAGTTTTTACATTTTATAATACTCAGTAGAACCCGAGTTACAATTTGGAAACATCTGTCTCCCAAATGAAAGCTTGATAGGAAGAAAATCTTTAAAGATGTTACTAATATAAGAAGTGAATAGATTGGTGGTATCCTGAAGATTTCttatgccacacacacacacacacacagacacacacaatagAAGTTACTTTTAACTCTGTTCAAAGATTAATCTCTCCATACTCTGGGAACCCCTGGCCTTATCCATTATGATAACATCCACCATTATGGAGGTCGGGGAGCACTGGCTCTTTAATATTTTACAGAGCTATCTAGGGTACATTTCTGTTATTGAACAATAAAGGCCATTATGTTAATATTATTAATCGCTGTTgtttagtagtgtccgactcttcgtgaccccatggaccagagcatgccaggccctcctatcttccactgcctcccggagtttgatcaaatacatgttggtagtttcagtgacactgtccaaccatctcatcctctgtcgtccccttctcctcttgcctccacactttcccaacatcagggtcttttccagggagtcttctctcctcatgagatggccaaagtactggagcctcagcttcaggatctgtccttccagtgagcactcagggttgattccctgtagaattgataggtttgttctccttgcaatttCTCAAAATGCCACAGGCAGCGGGaggattttaaaacaacaatttctGAATAATGTTATAGACATCATCCAATGAGGGCCTATTACATTTGCACAACCACATCACACAAATCACAATGCAGTGAAACCACTGGCTTGAGAATAAGAATTAAATCTGTTATTGTCATTggacatcaagtcacttctggcttaTGGCACCCCTATGCATTAGTGACTTACAAAAGGTCCTGTTGTCGAtagcccagctcagctcttgcaaattaaAAGAAGCATCTCTCTGAACCCTTTTCCAGTGGCTCCGTCAGGTTTCAGTGCTTTTTCTCAAGGTGAAGGTATCAAGGCTTGCTACCTTGTCTGTACAAGAATCTCAGAACAATTATAGAGGGTATAGGAAATGCCCTAAAAATAGCCATAAAAGTATAGTACTTTTAAACTTGTGACATGAAAACATTGTTTACTACAATCCAGTCTAGCAAGTATACCCATTTTTAGCCAATCGCCTATTTTGTTTTGCCATCCATACACCAGAGATATGAAAGCAGTAAACACTGACATCTGATGGACAATTAATGTAAATACAGCTATTTAGTGCTTGCTAGCAGGGAAGTGGCATAAGTACTGCTTTTGTTCTGCTTATAAGCAACAACAAGGAGATACACAAAGCCACTGCTAACAGGCAAGAACCATTGCTTAGAGATATTAGAAAATATCTATAACTAGTGATTTCTCACACCACAGAGGACAAAGGACATGTAAGGGTCAAAATAACAGACTGCATATCATAAACAGCATTGGAATGTCAACCatggattttatttaaaacatttaactgTACTCTGGTGATCTTGGTGAGAACAGTATGCAGTGATTCGATGTATGTCTAAACATGTTTAGggctaaataatgcttttttactttatatattttttacttttgAAGCTGAAATACTTTTTCTTGCCTTACACTGCTTTTTCCTTCTTACCATTTTGTTCTTAAGTACTTTGATGTATTTTAGAGATACATTCTCTATCCTTTCGGGTTACATGCTCTTGTATTTTACAGTGCAattctttttggtattttattgtGCTTTTGACCTTGTATTTTTTTACTTGAGCATATACTTACAGCTTAGATCCTATTTCATATATTTAAGCAGCTGTACTTATAGCTTTGTTCAAAGAATCCTGTGACTTCTGGAtaagttacatgttttcaaaaatTCTTGAATTTATGAAACATAGATGCAATGCAGATAAATAAAACTTGAGAAATGTTAGAAAGCTTTGAAATCGTTTAGAATtactgcaacaaagaaaatacttgTAGTcaagatacccagatgaattttgaaatgcttgtcaaggactgtctgatttcattctggtattaaccctttactgtgatgatgtcagctatgatgaacctaGAAAACCTTTATCAGTATAAAATATACCCTTCTGTAATTTGCTCTATACATCTGCTTTTAAGTTGACTTGTAAGGGAAATGTGCAGAGTGCCTCCAAGCAAGGTCTGATAGGGGACATTCTTGAGAAGGTGCTAGAAGCCAGGATCTGCCCTACTAGGTTCTAGAGTGAAGTTTATGTTATTAAAACACCTAATTATTCTTGCTGCCACAATCCTCCTTCTAAATGAGCTCCATGTGCTCAGAAAATGTTCTTAATGTGTTCTCAGAACCTACATGGTAGTCAAATGGCCAAGCATCAGATTCAGAATCGGAGTTCCTCTAATCTCCAGTCCAAATGTCTTGAAAGTTTATTGAAAAGTTTATTGAAAGTTTactgaaaaagaatttttttaataaggataaaaacaaataaaggttAAATTTAACTGGACGCCAGGAAATAATAAAGTTGCAAAATCAAGAAAGTTGCAAAAACAAGAAGCAGGCTTTTGGAAATTGGcaaagaaatacacatttttaaaacaataaagaacTAACCTGCTATGAAGGCCatgcttctcctttcctttccccctgcactaCCATACTGTTAGCCCCCAGGCATGCTATTTTGACTAGCCTAACTCTCTTAAATTCCTTTCTCTGTTGTCTTCT from the Pogona vitticeps strain Pit_001003342236 chromosome 3, PviZW2.1, whole genome shotgun sequence genome contains:
- the A4GNT gene encoding alpha-1,4-N-acetylglucosaminyltransferase — encoded protein: MLKEIQVCLCIFFVFSFGVFYELSQEHSCLFSCKPASKQLLTPKDVMIQDRSIIFLETTENLQPRPLVLCSVESAARIYSERPVIFFMKGLDNHTMGSVSSSWSSLSFLSAMKNVFLFPLHMETLFQDTPLLSWYLQVNATLEKDWIYIISDAIRLAMVWKYGGIYMDTDVISIRPIPVSNFLAAQSSQFSSNGIFSFQQHHSFLWDCMEDFVRNYDGAIWGNQGPFLITRVLKRLCDLIDFKDTEDQKCHNISFLNPQRFYPIHYKNWTAYYEVWDPIPQFNTSYALHLWNFMNEKDKKNVTIGSNTLVENLFRMYCPTTYKRLSQTVEGSE